In one Gadus morhua chromosome 15, gadMor3.0, whole genome shotgun sequence genomic region, the following are encoded:
- the stox1 gene encoding storkhead-box protein 1 translates to MSQQPRAVQLSAASLALVFGRDEDISRTGGKASATTAAASGQDVFADFRSQNLRSFWNKRLVKAVAEVNFQGWMENLVLFLQGNANNLEVIREAWMRRALRSPKGFVLKAVGDLSPIQMLPVSQSQFIPLAEVLCSAISDMNSSQTTVSQEALVNHMSKAHPGMTIPTQDILYNALGALIKERKIYHTGEGYFIVTPQTYFITNSLVREKNWWASPSGDDPPSPPPITYLLSNEACDVDSAHAPLVAHCKSCSCFAPPHATANVSATPTTAVAAVPPSVVPDGHSTVTVSVSECTGKSLKWPRPSEHKPTLVHQSTSTAADYQPSELSKTTATTNATSRKDKDCKDSKSGRKFGLSLFWRNGAKKEKPKKEYTSFSGQFPPEEWPVRDEEDLNNLPRDLEHAIIKRINPELTVDNLTRHTVLMKKLEDRGERAIEKVQERVVDKGERVDRGVDKGISTEILTVSKPRHHQSSRGAGVGRRSVPKASRSKRRPYSSREKNREKEKERARNKTLCEDEYPEEGDIVPSRLQPDIHAEEPEHLEGARAGADEKCVYKKRINNPFHAQPIVDTATPASITTNCQRTIANNKGHRRRDTKESRTSVAGRKERTGLRSKSWDPHPTKVIVPDTQHAGESCTPNDKYACLREGELAADNHLRADMKLSRELPSGYSAVYPQSSTLRIDDKLRHQTGPGNVEARASEDEPRPMHERQGGGSADSHRHQVEQTTTTAEVPAHILPYSDADVILPTHPYDTVLKMCEPAVPWTKANASLQRTHSLRHAEKQDDNLHRPDLLHSHQQPGDFAANRRQQVAEANVAVKRALFNRPELAADSGSLLTNSHDFEEDDQRLYQDEEVDEDACSSLYLNEEEMVDGPPYVAALADHHSHHVVYPDYDSDVQYHKFPRVQTHDPRHYPPPAHPSRQEEWGGSMAHTDSFTAATQGESSLSPNRLRQNSWSHQPHSQISGSPGIQSEAGTGRATLPTVEPRQGASVGLDRLEPPEPADSSIFDYCQTSEVESDAETVRRSVGEGDGESAHWGAELEQEATEEQQERVLVNGTPQSHVVRRSMPSGAGGDMGEIAESQSITGDSGIDSPRTRVSLATNNTVILEGLKKRGFLQNLEKLHSKSSTIRPQSSLLQLTPVMNV, encoded by the exons ATGTCTCAACAACCACGAGCGGTTCAACTCTCCGCTGCCTCGCTCGCGCTGGTTTTCGGCAGGGACGAGGATATCTCGCGCACCGGCGGGAAAGCTTCCGCCACCACGGCTGCGGCGAGTGGCCAGGATGTCTTTGCCGACTTCAGGTCTCAAAACCTTCGCAGTTTTTGGAATAAGAGACTCGTCAAGGCCGTGGCCGAAGTGAACTTtcagggatggatggagaatctGGTCCTTTTTCTCCAAGGAAACGCCAACAACTTAGAGGTGATAAGAGAGGCATGGATGCGCCGGGCACTCAGGTCACCAAAAGGCTTCGTCCTCAAAGCTGTTG gtgACTTGTCCCCCATCCAGATGTTGCCTGTCTCGCAATCCCAGTTTATTCCCCTGGCTGAGGTGCTGTGCTCGGCCATTTCAGACATGAACTCATCCCAAACCACTGTCTCCCAGGAAGCACTCGTCAACCACATGAGCAAAGCCCATCCAG GAATGACCATCCCCACTCAGGACATCCTGTACAACGCACTGGGCGCGCTGATCAAGGAGCGCAAGATCTACCACACGGGGGAGGGCTACTTCATCGTGACGCCGCAGACCTACTTCATCACCAACAGCCTGGTCCGGGAGAAGAATTGGTGGGCCTCGCCCTCGGGGGACGAccctccctccccgccccccataACCTACTTGCTGAGCAACGAGGCCTGCGATGTGGACAGCGCCCACGCCCCCCTGGTGGCACACTGCAAGTCCTGCAGCTGTTTCGCACCCCCCCATGCGACGGCTAACGTCTCCGCCACGCCGACCACCGCCGTGGCCGCCGTCCCGCCCTCCGTGGTTCCCGACGGCCACTCGACGGTCACCGTGTCTGTCAGCGAGTGCACGGGCAAGAGCTTGAAGTGGCCGCGGCCATCGGAGCACAAGCCAACGCTGGTGCATCAGTCCACCTCCACGGCGGCCGACTACCAGCCCAGTGAGCTCAGCAAGACCACGGCGACCACCAACGCCACCAGCCGCAAGGACAAGGACTGCAAGGACAGCAAGTCGGGGAGGAAGTTCGGCCTCAGTCTTTTCTGGAGGAACGGCGCGAAAAAGGAAAAGCCAAAGAAAGAGTACACCTCATTCTCGGGTCAGTTTCCTCCGGAGGAATGGCCGGTGCGGGACGAGGAAGACCTCAACAACCTACCTCGTGACCTGGAGCACGCCATCATCAAACGCATCAACCCCGAACTCACCGTAGACAATCTGACGCGGCACACGGTCCTCATGAAGAAGCTGGAAGACCGAGGGGAGAGAGCGATCGAGAAGGTGCAGGAGAGAGTCGTTGACAAGGGGGAGCGGGTGGACAGAGGCGTGGATAAGGGAATCTCAACCGAAATCCTGACCGTTTCCAAACCCCGGCACCATCAGTCATCACGGGGGGCCGGGGTGGGCAGGAGGTCGGTCCCCAAGGCTTCCCGCAGCAAGCGGAGGCCTTACTCCTCCAGGGAGAAGAACAgggaaaaggagaaggagagagctaGGAACAAGACCCTATGTGAGGACGAATACCCTGAGGAGGGAGATATCGTCCCCTCTCGACTCCAACCAGACATCCACGCGGAGGAGCCGGAGCACCTGGAGGGAGCCAGGGCTGGGGCTGACGAGAAGTGTGTGTATAAAAAGCGCATCAATAACCCTTTCCACGCTCAGCCAATTGTTGACACTGCAACCCCGGCATCAATCACCACCAATTGCCAGAGAacaatcgccaacaacaaaggGCATAGGAGGCGGGACACAAAGGAGAGCCGGACATCGGTGGCAGGGAGGAAGGAGCGGACAGGGCTCCGTTCCAAGTCATGGGATCCACATCCAACCAAAGTTATTGTACCGGACACGCAGCATGCAGGTGAATCCTGCACACCCAATGACAAATATGCCTGTCTCCGCGAGGGGGAACTGGCCGCAGATAATCACCTCCGGGCGGATATGAAGCTCAGCCGAGAGCTGCCCTCAGGCTACAGCGCAGTCTACCCTCAGAGCAGCACGCTTAGGATAGACGACAAGCTCAGACACCAGACGGGGCCGGGCAACGTGGAGGCCAGGGCGTCGGAGGACGAACCCAGGCCTATGCATGAGCGGCAGGGCGGGGGTTCTGCAGACAGCCACAGGCACCAGGTGGAGcagacgacgacgacggcggAGGTCCCTGCTCACATCCTACCATACTCTGATGCCGATGTCATCCTCCCTACTCATCCGTACGACACAGTGCTTAAAATGTGTGAGCCGGCAGTACCTTGGACTAAAGCGAACGCTTCTCTTCAGCGGACACACTCCCTCAGGCACGCCGAGAAACAGGACGATAACCTGCACAGGCCTGATCTGCTCCACTCACACCAACAGCCGGGAGATTTCGCCGCGAATCGACGGCAACAGGTGGCCGAAGCCAACGTGGCCGTGAAAAGAGCACTGTTTAACAGGCCGGAGCTGGCTGCCGACAGCGGCTCCTTGTTGACAAACAGCCACGACTTTGAGGAAGATGACCAACGGCTCTATCAGGACGAAGAGGTGGACGAGGACGCCTGCAGCTCCTTGTATTTGAACGAGGAAGAGATGGTGGACGGCCCACCCTACGTCGCAGCCCTAGCTGACCATCACAGCCACCATGTGGTTTACCCGGACTACGACTCCGATGTGCAGTACCATAAGTTCCCCCGCGTTCAGACCCACGACCCCCGCCACTACCCGCCACCAGCCCATCCCAGCAGGCAAGAAGAATGGGGGGGCAGCATGGCTCATACAGACAGCTTCACTGCAGCCACCCAGGGGGAAAGCTCTCTGAGTCCCAACAGACTAAGGCAGAACAGCTGGAGCCATCAACCTCACAGTCAGATCAGTGGATCCCCAGGGATCCAGAGCGAGGCGGGCACCGGGCGAGCAACACTGCCCACCGTCGAGCCACGGCAGGGGGCCAGTGTCGGCCTAGACCGCCTGGAACCCCCCGAGCCGGCGGACAGCAGCATCTTTGATTACTGCCAGACGAGCGAGGTTGAATCTGATGCCGAAACCGTACGGCGGTCTGTCGGCGAGGGGGACGGCGAGTCTGCTCACTGGGGggcggagctggagcaggaagcCACCGAGGAGCAACAGGAGAGGGTGTTGGTGAACGGAACCCCTCAGAGCCATGTGGTCAGACGGAGCATGCCCAGTGGAGCCGGCGGCGACATGGGGGAGATTGCAGAAAGCCAGAGCATCACAGGGGATAGTGGAATCGACTCCCCGAG GACCCGCGTGAGTCTGGCCACCAACAACACAGTGATTCTGGAGGGTCTGAAGAAGAGAGGCTTCTTGCAGAACTTGGAGAAGCTGCATTCCAAGAGCAGCACTATACGGCCACAGAGCTCCCTGCTGCAGCTCACCCCCGTTATGAATGTATAG